TGGTATCCACTGAGAAACCATGTAGATGCTTTATCTTAATAGCTCTAGTTGAAATCTGGGTTGCCCGGATACTTAAGAGATTGATGTCGCTGATCCaaataaatatctataagaaatggATGGAAATAAGTACAAATAGATTTGATTGTTACTgattaataaatgaaaattttaaaaggaAGGCACCGTGGTTAGTTTCTCTTTTGGGGGCTCTTGCTGATGTTTGGTGGAAAACACATTTTCTTTTGTAATGCTACTGTTAATAGGCATTTGCATAGTACTGCTCAAATTAGAACTCTCTTGCAAATCTGACTTAAACAATGGTTCTTGCTTCTGTTTATTTTCATGATTCCACTTGCCTAGACACATATAATTGCTATGCTTTTTCCAGAATTTAGTCCAAAAGCTATATAtcatattagaagagaagacacgtATCAGAACAGTGGAATAAAGCAGCAAACCGAGCATTAGGtattatgattaatatttttctaaactTCTTAAGCTACACAAACGTCATGAAGGTTTCTATTTTCGAAGACTAGCATCACTTCTCAATGTACCTTAACACTCACAGTATAATCAAAAAGTACTTGAAGAATATATTTCAATTCGCAAAAAAGAACTCGAAAGATAAGATAACACAAATATCATACAAATAGTATCATGTCGATCCAAGCTATATATAGACGTGCATATTGCATGGATAGATGTATCAAATATTTACACACATGACTTGCAGCAATATTATCTGCAACAGCCAAGATCAAAGGCAACTGTTTTCCTGAACCAATATGACCAACTAAAAGCAGCACGGAAGTTCTCCTTCCCTTCCTGGTAAATCTAGCATAAATTTTCACATGAAAACTGCAGATTTTCCAAAAAAAAGAACTGCTCTATGCATTAATTTGACAAGCTTCGGGACGTATCAAATTGCTTGATGACAACCTATAGTGCGAGATCACATGAAATCCTTTCATCTTTATGTTCTCAACAATGATAACAGCACTATGCAACAGCAGCAATTGTGCTCTATGTATTGATTTGACAagcttcagagcatatcaaattgCTTTGAGACAATCCGTAGTGCGATCACATGAAATCCTTTTCATCTTTATGTTCTCAACAATGATAACAGCACTATGCAACAGCAGCCGTCGTGCTCTAAGTATTGATTTGACAAGCTCCAGGACGTATCAAAATTGCTTTATGAGAATCTGTAGTGCGAACACATGAATCCTTCTCATCTTTATGTTCTCAACAATGATAACAGCACTATGCAACAGCAGCAACTGCGCCGACCAATTCAACTAATGGCTTGAAGGATCATCATGACACAAAGAAACTAATAAGTTCTAGTACTCGTACTCCATGGGGCCTTTCCCCAATGATACACATTGATGCAAACGAATAGCTCACAGTTAGATAACCTGATAGCCATCGCTCCAAGATACCTCATCCAATAAGTAATTTTTACATGCACTAATTCAACTATTGAGAAGGCCAGGTTATAATTTACGTTCAATGACTAGCAACTAACGATGATTTAAGCTAAATGAACGTTCTTGAAGCAGAGTTACCCGGGACAAGAATGGCTCCAAAAGGGCAACGACCGTGACGAGCGATGGGTCCAGTCCTATTTCTTCCTTGGCCTCCCGCGTTGCGGTGTCGGCGTCATCCTTGTCGCCTTCTTCTGCTTTGCCCCCAGGCAAGGACACCTCACCTGCAACCCATCCAATGGGTTAAATCCAAAGAAAACCCCAAGAAGACcgctttttccttgaaaattccgatctctctctcctctcccttcgAAACCCCAAAttggaggaagaaggagaaatgaCCGGAGTGGGTGGACAGGTTGGAGGAGCGCTTGGTGAGGATGACCCGGAGCTCGCCTGGATCACCCTCGAATAGGCAAATCAGGACGGCTGCCCTCTTGGGCCGGAATCTCTCCAGGCGGGGGGCATCGGCTGCGGCCGCGGCAGTCTCGGCGAGTCCCAGCGAGGAGAAGACCTTCCCTCTCTCGTCGACGTCTTCcccgtcgccgccgccgtcgtcggACGGGTGCGGGGCCTCGTAGAGGCGGAGCCGCTCGATTAGCTCGCCGAGGCCGTGAGCCGAGTCCATCGGTTGGGCTCGAGAGGGGCGTGTTGGCGTGGCGCGAGTCCGCGTCGGTATGTAGCCACAGCGCGATTTCGGGAGTCACGCCATCGCTGTCGTCCAATAAAAAGAGAGAGGCTTGAGTCGGTTCGACGTCCAACTCGTTCCGAGTCGAAAGTAGGGATCGGGCGATTCGTTCGGTAACACGACTCGGTGCTTGAAAGGTGGATGACACTGCCGGCGTGACTGGAGTCCAAGTTGATGGGTTAAAATTAAGCAGTACGTGTACGTGCCATACACTGATGTCTTTGATGATTCATGCGGCATTAGGATCGGTGTTCGAAGGTAACATAGACAAAGTTATTGGCTTCCGTGTCTGCCATCACCTAATCAGCATCACTTGACAGAGTGCTGGCAATGTTTCATCAACTAGCGATAGTTTGTGACAGATCATCACATCCATCACTAAACCCAGCCAAATGAGTGGATCCTTGTGCGGGCATCTCTACAGTTTATCTGACAGTGTGTGTCTGTCTCTATAAAGATAACTGAAGGATTGCTTGAAGATTCGAACGTGTATGACATTATACAATTTTATAATGTGATATAAAGAACTAAAAAGAGAGAAATCAAATAAAACTCTGCAACTCGACTCTGCCTACTTTTGGCAGATATGCAATGGACAGAGAACAACAAACAACACGTTGATCTGTAGGTCTCCCTAGGAACAAACAGGAAAGTTATTCAAAGTAAAGGTAGAGTTAAATCACAATCGACGAAACTAATATTGCAAAAActagtatttattattattattattattattattattaagaaatGTAAGGAAACAAGTGTATTTTATCTTATAAAAAGCCTTTATTGTTGTTTTTATCCAAAGGCACCCTCTAATTGGTTTggagattattatttataatcccgtattaagaaatttaaatatttgtccctttataaataaataagtatatatgtctttcatttataacttaattataataaaaattatcattctttacttataatatatttttcttcttcttttaactttttttttctccttcacTTTGATGAGATTGACGATGATAACATTTATAGCCAATAGAGCCGGTGGTAACAAATAGAGGGGTATTTGCGAGCAAAGAATAAGATGGATAGGCGAGTAAGCTCGAGGCAATGATCAATGTGAGTAAGCGAGGGGAAAAGTCTACAATAACATTATGGCAAATTGACAAGGACAAATTATGGATTACAATCAATATGATAATCAGTGACAATAAACAGTGAGAAAAATCATCATCAGTAGTATGTGCAGACGACATGAAATGAAGTGAAGAGGGATAAGATGAGGATGACAAAACAATCCAAGAGAGTGATGGGATAAGTTAAGAGAGATGATCAAGAATGATGAGGGTGAGCATGTGCTAGTAGGGTGCGTAGTTGAAGATGTaacgaaggaaaaaaaaaaatagaggggTGTGAATAGtaaaagtattattttattaatttttaagagattataaatagtaacacGTTGAGAATAGTAAGAAGGAGGCTCTTAAATAATAAGCTTCATTTGTTTTACTTGGAggtttttggttttgttttttggTCACGTTGACGTAAATACTGTCAGTCAAATCCTTAATGACCTCGATAACTGATCACTCACTCGATCCCCGGCACAGTCGCCAACTCTGCCACCACCTTGTCACgatcttagctggaattgcctaaggcgtgcggcacccttgcggccaaagacgcgaacttagcttgcgttgcctaagtcgcgagtcactcttgcggcaaagacgcgaacttagcttgcgttgcctaagtcgcgcttcgcccttgcgatcttgctccacaaggatcagcccactttgtaacctctcgcaggtcccgaaggacctgtaaaagagaaagagagttagatcgaaagaacgagcaacggacaagtcccgaagtctcgcgaaaaggaaagctttacaagcaattcgtcgaacaccttgtgtgcacaagagaaaagagggagagggggaaaagcaatgctttcaaggatgaacgaacagctgcaagcccacaaacagccgctcacctggtcccggacgcaacaccaagttcccgtaaaggtcacgtgcaaacttgcgaaagagtattcaacgcccggtatataaccgaagccccatccagccatgtgccacccggggggttcctgggtgctgagatggctgacattttggtgagcggaggcagcactccgctcacctctcgcggcacgcgaaaacggagccgttttgggctattttggggctgttttgctcggttcggtgagcgatcgctttgcaacgctgcagcttgt
The DNA window shown above is from Musa acuminata AAA Group cultivar baxijiao chromosome BXJ2-4, Cavendish_Baxijiao_AAA, whole genome shotgun sequence and carries:
- the LOC103981489 gene encoding nudix hydrolase 15, mitochondrial, translating into MDSAHGLGELIERLRLYEAPHPSDDGGGDGEDVDERGKVFSSLGLAETAAAAADAPRLERFRPKRAAVLICLFEGDPGELRVILTKRSSNLSTHSGEVSLPGGKAEEGDKDDADTATREAKEEIGLDPSLVTVVALLEPFLSRHLLRVVPVVGILSDKQAFKPKLNANEVETIFDAPLEMFLKDQNRRSEEREWMGEKFLVHFFNFETGNKKFVIWGLTASILIHAASIVYQRPPSFPEQKPKYRIPHYIKGNCTMP